The following proteins come from a genomic window of Neofelis nebulosa isolate mNeoNeb1 chromosome 5, mNeoNeb1.pri, whole genome shotgun sequence:
- the LOC131512516 gene encoding dnaJ homolog subfamily A member 1-like, with translation MVKETTYYDVLGVKPNATQEELKKAYRKLALKYHPDKNPNEGEKFKQISQAYEVLSDAKKRELYDKGGEQAIKEGGAGGGFGSPMDIFDMFFGGGGRMQRERRDKNVVHQLSVTLEDLFNGATRKLPLQKNVICDKCEGRGGKKGAVECCPNCRGTGMQIRIHQIGPGMVQQIQSVCMECQGHGERISPKDRCKSCNGRKIVREKKILEVHIDKGMKDGQKITFHGEGDQEPGLEPGDIIIVLDQKDHAVFTRRGEDLFMCMDIQLVEALCGFQKPISTLDNRTIVITSHPGQIVKHGDIKCVLNEGMPIYRRPYEKGRLIIEFKVNFPENGFLSPDKLSLLEKLLPERKEVEETDEMDQVELVDFDPNQERRRHYNGEAYEDGEHHPRGGVQCQTS, from the coding sequence ATGGTGAAAGAAACTACTTACTATGATGTTTTGGGGGTCAAACCCAATGCCACCCAGGAAGAATTGAAAAAGGCTTACAGGAAATTGGCTTTGAAGTACCACCCTGACAAGAATCCAAATGAAGGAGAGAAGTTTAAACAGATTTCTCAAGCTTATGAAGTGCTCTCTGATGCGAAGAAAAGGGAATTATATGACAAAGGAGGAgaacaggcaattaaagaaggtGGAGCAGGTGGTGGTTTTGGGTCCCCCATGGACATCTTTGATATGttttttggaggaggaggaaggatgcagagagagaggagagataaaaATGTTGTGCATCAGCTCTCTGTAACCTTAGAAGATTTATTTAATGGTGCAACAAGAAAACTACCTCTGCAAAAGAATGTGATTTGCGACAAATGTGAAGGCCGAGGTGGTAAGAAAGGAGCGGTAGAATGTTGTCCCAACTGCCGAGGTACTGGAATGCAAATAAGAATTCATCAGATAGGACCTGGAATGGTTCAGCAAATTCAATCTGTGTGCATGGAGTGCCAGGGCCATGGGGAACGGATCAGTCCTAAAGATAGATGTAAAAGCTGCAATGGAAGGAAGATAGTTCGAGAAAAGAAGATTCTAGAAGTTCATATTGACAAAGGCATGAAAGATGGCCAGAAGATAACATTCCATGGTGAAGGAGACCAAGAACCTGGACTGGAACCAGGAGATATTATCATTGTTTTAGATCAGAAGGACCATGCTGTTTTTACTAGGCGAGgagaggatcttttcatgtgtatggaCATACAGCTGGTTGAAGCACTGTGCGGCTTTCAAAAGCCAATATCTACTCTAGACAACAGAACCATTGTCATTACCTCTCATCCAGGTCAGATTGTCAAGCATGGAGATATCAAGTGTGTGCTGAATGAAGGCATGCCAATTTATCGTAGACCATACGAAAAGGGTCGCCTAATCATCGAATTTAAGGTAAACTTCCCTGAGAATGGCTTTCTCTCTCCTGATAAACTGTCTTTGCTGGAAAAGCTCCTACCTGAGAGGAAGGAAGTAGAAGAGACTGATGAAATGGACCAGGTAGAACTGGTGGACTTTGATCCAAATCAGGAAAGAAGGCGCCATTACAATGGAGAAGCGTATGAGGATGGTGAACATCACCCTAGGGGAGGTGTTCAGTGTCAGACCTCTTAA